One Deltaproteobacteria bacterium genomic window, TTGCCACATGCAGGCTCCAAGATTGAATTTTCGGTGCTCGTTTATCCCCGTATCGTCGAAATGAACCAACAAGGGTGAGAGTTCATGGCAAGCCAGGCAATCAGTAAAAATTTGTTCACCGTGACTTCGGCTCCCCTCTGGCATTGTGGGAGAACCATCCGATCCACCATGCTCCTCATGCTGGCCGCCCTTTTGCCGGCAGCGGCCATGGCCGTGTACCGGTACGGGTACGACGCCGTGCAGGTCATGGCCTGGGCCGGACTATCGGCCGTGATCACCGAGGCCTTGGTCCAGAAGTTGATGAAACAGGCCCCGACGTCGGACGATTTCAGCGCATTGGTCGACGGCCTGTTGTTCGCCTTTCTGCTTCCTGCTACGGCCCCATGGTGGCTGGTGGCCTTTGGGAGCGCAGTGATGATTGTCCTCGGACGCATGGTTTTCGGCGGTTTTGGCGGAAGTCCGGTCTGCGCCCCGGCTGTCGGCTGGGCGGTATTGGCCATTTCGTGGCCCGACCTGATGGATCTCAACGCCATGCTCCTCAAATGGGACCTTATCGAGCCGTTGAGCGAGTTGAAGTATTTCGGTCTGGAGGCCATCTCCGAGGTGAGCACGACCGGACTGCTTCTTGGGGACAACCTGGGTGCCCTGGGTGCGTCACAAGTTCTGATGGTTCTGCTCGGGGGCATTCTATTACTGGCAACCAGGCAGCTCCGCTGGTACATCCCCGCTTCTTTTCTGGTCGGTGTCTACGCGACCGGTCTGATCTATAATCTGATCGATCCGCTGGTCTACGCATCCCCAATATTCCATCTCTTTTCCGGCAGCACCATGCTGGCAGCCTTCTTCCTCATGCCGTATCCATCGTCCTCACCGACATGGCGGATCCCCATGCTCGTCTACGGGCTCATGGGCGGGGCCCTTGTGATCATCATTCGAACGTACGGCATTTACCCAGATGGCGTACCTTTCGCCGTTCTGCTCATGAATCTGTGCACACCGCTCTTCGACCTGATCCAACCCAAACCCTTTGGCGGGAGGTAGCGGGCCATGATGGAAATTGTTCGCATGGTGGTCGTGCTTTCGGCCATCACCGGGTTGGCAGGGTTCGTCCTTTCCGGCCTGAAGGTCGTGACCACCCCCATCATCGAGGAGCAGGTTTTGACCAACGTGCAGGGGCCGGCCTTGAAGCAGATTTTTCTGCACAGCACCAACGACCCAATTGCCGACCGCAAGGCCTTACCTCTGCCCGGAGGCGAGGAATCGGTCATGGTTTTCCCGGCCATGAAGGATGGCAAGCTCCAGTCCGTGGCCATGGAGGCCTCGGGCAAAGGATACGGAGGGGAGGTCAATGTCATCGTGGGCTTCGATGTATCAACTGGAAGACTGATCGGCATTAGCGTGACCACCCACAAGGAGACTCCAGGATTGGGCTCCCGCATTCAGGAGACCGCCTTTACAAAACAGTTTCGGGGCAAAGAGCCGGGCAAGGCCTCTCTCAAGAAGGATGGCGGAGACATTGACGCCGTCTCTGGGGCGACGCTTTCGTCCATCGCAGCGGCCGATGCGGTCAAGCAGGCCTCGGGGTGGTATGCGGCTCTGAAGGACACGATCTCAACGACTTGGTAATCGGCGCACGGTTCGCCCCAAGGAGAAATCAATGGCCAGCATGATGCAGGAATTCACCAAAGGGTTGTGGAAGGAGCTTCCTCCCTTCCGACTCGTTCTCGGCCTCTGCCCGGTTCTGGCGGTGACCAATACCGCCAACAACGGTCTCGGCATGGGCGCTGCGGTCATATTCGTCCTTACGCTCTCCAACGTCATCATCTCTCTGGTCAGGAACATCATTCCCAAGAAGGTCCGCATCGCGTGCTTCATCGCCATCGCGGCTTCTCTGGTAGTCACGGTCGAGATGCTCATGCAGGCCTTCGCCTACCCCCTATACCAGCAATTGGGCATCTTCGTCCCCCTGATCGTGGTCAACTGCATCATCCTGGGCCGAGCCGAGGCCTTTGCCGCCAAGAACCCTCCCCATTTGGCCCTTGCCGACGGGCTGGGTATGGGCATCGGCTTCACCCTGTCCCTGACTTTTTTGGGCGGGCTCCGGGAGGCCTTCGGGGCAGGGACCTTGTTCGGCGCGGATCTTTTCGGCCCGAATTTCGAGCCCTTCACATTCATGGTCCAGGCGCCGGGCGCTTTTGTCTGTCTGGGGCTCATCCTGGCGGGCATGAATTTTCTCAACATCTGGCAGGCCAAACGAAAGGGCGTGGAGCTCGATCCTAACTTCGACGCCGGATGCTCCGGATGCATGGCCTGCAAGGGCTTGGAAAAGATCGTCAACCAGAAGAAGCTGGAACGGCTGGAATCGGCCAAAAGCTAACCACGGGAGCCACGGCGCATGGATACTTTTCTGCTCTTCATCTCGGCCATCTTTGTCAACAACATCGTTCTGGCCCAGTATCTGGGGAATTGTCCCTACCTCGGATGCTCGAAAGAAAAGAGCGTCTCAATCGGTATGGGCGCGGCCGTCATCTTTGTGACCATCATGGCCACGATTTTCACCTATCTTATTCAAAAGCACGTGCTTATCCCCTTTCATCTCGGGTATTTGCAGACCATCGTCTTCATTCTGGTCATCGCTTCCCTGGTGCAGTTCGTGGAGATGTTTCTGAAAAAGATGGTTCCGCCCCTGTACAAGTCCTTGGGAATTTTTCTGCCTTTGATTACCACCAACTGTGCCGTTCTGGGCGTGGCCATCCTCGTGCAACGCAAGGAATTCGACTTCGTCACCGCCCTTCTTTACGCTGTCGCGGCCGGGGCGGGTTTTATGCTTGCCCTAGTCATTCTGGCGGCCATCCGGGAACAGTTTGAGGTGACCCGGATTCCACGGGCCATGCGCGGTACCCCCATCGGCCTGGTCATGGCCGGGATCATGTCCCTGGCGTTCATGGCATTCAAGGGCATGATAGCCTAAGGTTGTGGAGAACTCGCAATGATCACGACATCCGTATTGACCCTGTTCGGCCTGGGATTTGTAGCGGCCAGCATCCTGGCCATCGCCTCCAAGGCCCTTTATGTGGAGGAGGACCCCCGGGTCGAGGTGGTTCTCGACGCACTGCCGGGAGCCAATTGCGGAGGCTGCGGATTTGCCGGCTGCGAGGCCTACGCCATCGCTGTCCTGAACGATCCAGATGTCCCACCCAACAAATGCTGCGCCTGCAGTCCGGACGCAGTGGCCCGAGTAGCCTCGTTGACCGGAAAAGCAGCTGGGGATGCCGAACCGAAAGTTGCCTTCAGACGGTGCGTGAAAATCGAGGGCAAGGTGGCAAGAAAGTTCGAGTATGCCGGAATCATGAGCTGTGCCGCGGCCAAGATGATTCTGGACGGTCCTGACGCCTGCAAGTACTCCTGCCTGGGGTTTGGCGACTGCGTACGAGCTTGTCCCTTTGACGCCATGTGGATTGAGGACGGTCTGGTGCACATCGCTCCAGCCAAGTGCACGAGTTGCGGAACTTGCGTGCGGACCTGCCCGAATTCCATCCTGGAGCTTATTCCCAAGCGGGCTCGTGTCATGGTCTTTTGTTCGTCCCAGGACAAGGGCAAGGCCGTAAAAGACGTCTGCGAGGCCGGATGCATCAGTTGCGGGGCCTGCATCAAGAAATGTCCGGCCGAGTGCATCACCATGATCGACGAGCGTATCCATATCGACCACAAGGCCTGTTTGGCCTTCGGGCCGTCCTGTCAAGAGGTCTGTGTGGAAAAGTGTCCAAGGAACATCCTGCGCTGTTTGAGTCCCGAGTCTTCGACAAAGGAATCAGTCGGCTATTCCGAAGTCTCGAACGAGACGAATCTGAACGCGTAACCCAGTCCAAATGCCACGGAGAAATGCCATGAAGCGTGGAAATCTCAAACACGATCGCCGGTCCTTTCTGAAGGCGCTGGCAGTACTGGTCGGCGGTACGGCTCTATCCCCGGCCCTGCGAGTTCTGCCGGCCCTGGCATCTCCCTCTCTGTTTAGGATCGCTGAACAGCGGATGCTTATGGGCACCTTTGTGGGCCTGACGGTACTCGCGCCTTCCCGAGATCTGGGCCAGGAGGCCATGGGACGGGCCTTTGAGGAAATGGAACGCCAGATCAACATCTTCAGCCGGTTCGATGACTCAACGGCTTTGTCGGCCTTGAATCACGATATGCGCCTGAAGGGCGCTCCCGGGGAGTTACTGAAGGTCGTGGAATATTGTGACTGTCTGCACCGGATGACCTCCGGACATTTCGACGTGACCGTGGCTCCGGTGCTCGAGCTTATATCCCGGTCTAACGGTCGGCCCGACGCCTACGAATTGCGTGAGGCCCTGGACTTGGTCGATGCGTCAAGGCTTCGGAGGGATGGTGCAAACCTGCGTTTCGAGGCCAAAGGAATGGCCGCGACATTGGACGGGGTGGCCAAAGGATATATTGCCGACCAGGCCGCCAGTGTCCTGCAGGACAACGGAATTGAACATTTCATGGTCGACGCTGGAGGAGATATTCGGGTGTCGGGGTCTTCGAACGGCCAGAGGAATCCGTGGCGGATTGCCATAGAAGATCCGGCCAAGGCCGGGAAATATCCGGCCGTGGTCGAGATGAAATCCGGGGCTATGGCTACATCCGGAGGTTACGAGGTATTTTTTAATTCGGCCAAAACCTCACACCATCTGATCAATCCCGAAACAGGGGCATCTCCGCAATATGTGGTCAGTGTCAGCGTTCAGGCTCCAACGGTCATGGAGGCCGACGCTCTGGCTACGGCCTTGGGCCTCATGCACCCAAGGGAGGCGCTGCGCCTCGTCTCATCCCTGCCCGGGCATGATTGTCTGCTGGTGACTTCGACCGGAGCTAGGCTGACATCTTCTGGCTGGATCACTTGGACCTAGGGTTTTCATTTTGACCAACGCGGAACAAAAGGCGGACCTACGGGCCCGCCTTTTATTTTGATCGAAAGAGGCCCCCGAATTTTTCATTCTTTCGTTCGAGGGTTAGCCGAGCGGTCGGTCTGAGGAGTAGCGTGGCGAAGATAGGCTTGTCTGAGATCTTCGGTGAAGCGTTGCTCGGCAAAGTGGAGGTAGGGGACCTTCAGATAGGTTTCTCGGATTCGAGCCGCATCCTTTAGTCGTTCGTGCATAAGTTCCTGGAGATCGAAAGAATCGAGCCAAGCAGCCAGTGTGGCGGCCCTATGGATGGGTTTGTGAGCTTCTGTGATTTTCTTCCAGGCATTGCGGCCAATGGTCAGGCGGAGTTCATCGTCGAAAAGAAGCCGTTCGGCAGCCTTGGCGGCCGATTTGGCGTCTCCGTGATGGTAGAGCCAGAAATCTCGGCCGTGAACGAAAAGCCGATCCTGGCCATGCCCGATGTCCGGAGTCAACAGGCAGGATCCACAGCCCATGGCTTCAAAGACCCTGAAATTCATGTCCCCATGCTCGGCCACGTTGAGAACAATCCGGGCCTTGGGGTAGAGGGACCGGTAGTCGCCGCGCCGCAGGACGAGTTTCGGGAAGAGTTCGTTTAGCTCGGTCAGAAAGGCGGCTCGGCCCGGAGTCAGTTCCGGATCGACCTTGCCGACGAAAAGGAGATCGAATTCAGATTCGGTTATATGTGGCAAGTCCCCGGCCTTGGAGTAGAGGGGGAGCCAGAGAAAACGATCCCGGTGCAGGCGTAGGTTCAAAAAGGCGGGCAGATGGTCCCAAAGATTCATGGCCACGAGATCAAAGGCCTGTGCGTAAAATGGATACCAAGTATGGATATGGCTGTCGACGCAATAGAAGAGGGTTGGACAGGGAAAGGATTCCAGCCCAAGGATGGGTGGGATTAGGCTTCGATCGCCGTAGACGATAAGGTCAGGTATGGAACCGATGCGACGCACTATGCCGGCCCAGTCCATCCATGGCTTGGAAAGGTCAATGTGCCGAACTTCCCAACCGTGATCGGACATGGCCGATGAGAAATAGGAGTTTCCGACCCAAGCGAGAAGTCGACTCACGCTTTCCACCACAGACCTGAGATTTCAAACGCAGGGTCTTGAAGTATCTCGGACGATGTAATCATCCTGTAATTATAGCATTGTAAAAAAACTCTGCCAAGTG contains:
- a CDS encoding RnfABCDGE type electron transport complex subunit A — translated: MDTFLLFISAIFVNNIVLAQYLGNCPYLGCSKEKSVSIGMGAAVIFVTIMATIFTYLIQKHVLIPFHLGYLQTIVFILVIASLVQFVEMFLKKMVPPLYKSLGIFLPLITTNCAVLGVAILVQRKEFDFVTALLYAVAAGAGFMLALVILAAIREQFEVTRIPRAMRGTPIGLVMAGIMSLAFMAFKGMIA
- a CDS encoding electron transport complex subunit E → MASMMQEFTKGLWKELPPFRLVLGLCPVLAVTNTANNGLGMGAAVIFVLTLSNVIISLVRNIIPKKVRIACFIAIAASLVVTVEMLMQAFAYPLYQQLGIFVPLIVVNCIILGRAEAFAAKNPPHLALADGLGMGIGFTLSLTFLGGLREAFGAGTLFGADLFGPNFEPFTFMVQAPGAFVCLGLILAGMNFLNIWQAKRKGVELDPNFDAGCSGCMACKGLEKIVNQKKLERLESAKS
- a CDS encoding glycosyltransferase family 1 protein, giving the protein MSRLLAWVGNSYFSSAMSDHGWEVRHIDLSKPWMDWAGIVRRIGSIPDLIVYGDRSLIPPILGLESFPCPTLFYCVDSHIHTWYPFYAQAFDLVAMNLWDHLPAFLNLRLHRDRFLWLPLYSKAGDLPHITESEFDLLFVGKVDPELTPGRAAFLTELNELFPKLVLRRGDYRSLYPKARIVLNVAEHGDMNFRVFEAMGCGSCLLTPDIGHGQDRLFVHGRDFWLYHHGDAKSAAKAAERLLFDDELRLTIGRNAWKKITEAHKPIHRAATLAAWLDSFDLQELMHERLKDAARIRETYLKVPYLHFAEQRFTEDLRQAYLRHATPQTDRSANPRTKE
- a CDS encoding FAD:protein FMN transferase — encoded protein: MPRRNAMKRGNLKHDRRSFLKALAVLVGGTALSPALRVLPALASPSLFRIAEQRMLMGTFVGLTVLAPSRDLGQEAMGRAFEEMERQINIFSRFDDSTALSALNHDMRLKGAPGELLKVVEYCDCLHRMTSGHFDVTVAPVLELISRSNGRPDAYELREALDLVDASRLRRDGANLRFEAKGMAATLDGVAKGYIADQAASVLQDNGIEHFMVDAGGDIRVSGSSNGQRNPWRIAIEDPAKAGKYPAVVEMKSGAMATSGGYEVFFNSAKTSHHLINPETGASPQYVVSVSVQAPTVMEADALATALGLMHPREALRLVSSLPGHDCLLVTSTGARLTSSGWITWT
- a CDS encoding Fe-S cluster domain-containing protein gives rise to the protein MITTSVLTLFGLGFVAASILAIASKALYVEEDPRVEVVLDALPGANCGGCGFAGCEAYAIAVLNDPDVPPNKCCACSPDAVARVASLTGKAAGDAEPKVAFRRCVKIEGKVARKFEYAGIMSCAAAKMILDGPDACKYSCLGFGDCVRACPFDAMWIEDGLVHIAPAKCTSCGTCVRTCPNSILELIPKRARVMVFCSSQDKGKAVKDVCEAGCISCGACIKKCPAECITMIDERIHIDHKACLAFGPSCQEVCVEKCPRNILRCLSPESSTKESVGYSEVSNETNLNA
- a CDS encoding RnfABCDGE type electron transport complex subunit G is translated as MMEIVRMVVVLSAITGLAGFVLSGLKVVTTPIIEEQVLTNVQGPALKQIFLHSTNDPIADRKALPLPGGEESVMVFPAMKDGKLQSVAMEASGKGYGGEVNVIVGFDVSTGRLIGISVTTHKETPGLGSRIQETAFTKQFRGKEPGKASLKKDGGDIDAVSGATLSSIAAADAVKQASGWYAALKDTISTTW
- a CDS encoding RnfABCDGE type electron transport complex subunit D produces the protein MASQAISKNLFTVTSAPLWHCGRTIRSTMLLMLAALLPAAAMAVYRYGYDAVQVMAWAGLSAVITEALVQKLMKQAPTSDDFSALVDGLLFAFLLPATAPWWLVAFGSAVMIVLGRMVFGGFGGSPVCAPAVGWAVLAISWPDLMDLNAMLLKWDLIEPLSELKYFGLEAISEVSTTGLLLGDNLGALGASQVLMVLLGGILLLATRQLRWYIPASFLVGVYATGLIYNLIDPLVYASPIFHLFSGSTMLAAFFLMPYPSSSPTWRIPMLVYGLMGGALVIIIRTYGIYPDGVPFAVLLMNLCTPLFDLIQPKPFGGR